In Lolium rigidum isolate FL_2022 chromosome 7, APGP_CSIRO_Lrig_0.1, whole genome shotgun sequence, the DNA window ctatttcgagcttgacgcggcggacgcgggcctcccggcgggccgcctcgtactcCCTGACCTGGCTgacggcgtcggcctcctcccggcggaagcgcgCCCGAGCCTCCGCGTCACTGATCGCCTTCGTCTGCgcgaggacggcctcctcctcgtcggtgctgtggaCGTAGTCCCCGGCGGAGATGGTCGGCGACTGTGCGGGGACAAGGTCGTCCTCCTCGCTGCTCTCCGCCACGGGCAGCCGCGGCGCGCGGCTCGActggccggaggaggagccctCGCCGGCGGGGCCGTAGCGagcgagcttccctgggggcgtgagcccccagttcgtccaccggcgaGCGCTCCGCTTCCGCGCGCCATCGCTCTTGTTCCACTTCCGCCGCTCCGCGTCGGTGCGGAAGACAGGCGGACGCGGCGACGAGTCACCGCCGCCCAATcccgcggcacgaccggcggagcCTCCACGGGAAACCATCGCATGGCGGCGGGCTTCGGATCGGTGGCTGGGGCTAcgtggattgctcgtcggagctggcgactggcggcggcggagggagaggaacgacggaggggagtagggtttgcgaaccgaactcccctaagCGAACCCTTTTAATATGGGGGGTCCGCTCGAtttctcgggcccctgaacttcgTTTACGGGCCGGCCCATGTTTTCGGGCTTTGTTCTGCGTGtgatcggcccgaacccgtaaatccgccggaaaagttcagttccggcgggatttacgggctctgttagagatgctcttaggccttTTTAAGGAGGAATTGAGATGGATCAAATAAAGAGCTACTAGCAAAGCCTACACTCTGTCTGTTTGCAACATGGACTGGCAACTTCATCTAGACAGTCTGGGTTTTATTGTTATTTTTATCTATATAATTCTCTTGGACACTTGTGCTCATAAATCCAAAAATATATAAAAAGGGAAGATATTTGCATTGACTTTAGGTTAAACCAAAAATCGCTGTCACACACTAGTATGGGGTGTTATCGAATTTTTGTGAACAAACTTGGCCACTCCAGCTGATTTATCCAGCGACTCGCCTTCTTCGGCATTCACTTCGCCTTCTGTGAGCGACCATTACAGCTCACGGGGTGTTGGCGGAAGCGTTTAATTTTCTGTTCGCTTGTTCTTGTCCATTTCCTTGCAAGCTGATTTTCctcagactgctcatagtgggagtaacatagctagtaacatcacacatctcaagacattttggtgacatggcatgctaataaatgaagaaagagagtgaggtggtaactagctatgttactataacatcacacacttcaagcgaagatgagtctacaacataataaatgatacaatgcgtgacatcacatataagttactaccactatgaaggtagtaactgcATGGCTAATACACATAGCGTATATTCTTGAGTCAAGCTactcccactatgaccagcctcagCACTCTTGTTATATCTTGCATCCTCTCATCTCGCTTTTTGTCAGGATACAGGGTGGGTAGCTGAAAGTTGAAACGTCAAAAGTAGACTCACAGGATCCACTAGATCGGTGCGATAAGATGGACGGGTGCTTTTGGACCGACCAAAGGCCCCCTAGCTACGCACACCGGATGTCGACTTGGTTTATGCTGATGACATGATAATAAGGTGCTTCCCGAGCCAACAAAATAATAATGTCGCTGTCGCTACAGCGAATACAATGTCCGTCAGGTAAACTGGAGGATGTTTCCGTCGCGTCGACTGGAGGAAGCTACACTCTTTATTTCTTGTTCTTTCTTGCATGTTACTCGTCAGTTATATGAATCAGCTCATATCTTAGCTAAACGCTCTGAACTTTCTAGTTTTGTTAGATATTCTGTTGCTCCGGATTGCATCTGGGAGTTACTCTGTAATGATTCTAATTGATCAATAAAGTGTTGTGTTCTCCAAAAAAAAAGGCATCCTTCATTCCAGTCTGTCCGGCACTGGTAGCTTCATGGCGTTTCTATTGGTAAGAATAAGGCATTTTTCTCCGGATTGTTTACATTCCAGAGCTTTGCAAATTGCAAAGCAAACAAAATGGAAAAACTGCAGCATGTGCTACTAAAAATGCTTTCCAGATTCGGTGAAACAAATGAGAAGTTTCTTTTCATCTCCAGGAGCAAAGCATTGTGGAGTCTGGAGTATATACGTTAGGCACACTTGACACGACCATGTTGGAAAAAGCTTTGACACAACGAACCTAGAGGAAATAGTCGGCAATACCATCAAAAGAGGAAACTATTCCAGTTCGAATCTAATGAACGGCAGAGCTTCCACAAAACTAGCTGTAGGCAAACCATTTACATCAGATGACCAGTGCCGCAGTACTTGGCATCCGGGCCAGATTAAAGAGCTGGGGAATGACCCTCTGCTTCataatttttttcaattttgtctTCTATTGTATTAAAATCCATGGCATAGCTCTTTCATTTACTATCTCTTGAATCCACATTGTAAAGTACTTTGCTTTGACATATCAATGGTAAGGAAATCACGCCTGTAACAAAAAGGGAGAGACACATTAGTATTCAGTCTCCAGACTCATACTGGCTTTATGAAGGAACAAATATGCTTGTTTTTCACTTGTGACCCTCAAACAGACAGGTTACAATACATGTAAAGAGTCCACGGTAATGCCAGATGCCCACACCTTTAAATTACTAGTTGGTTCAAGACATGCTAATGATCTCACGGATTGGCAACAGAAGCAACTCATGTCTTTGAATGTAATCAGTAGTTTCCTTTGTTTCAGTCTGCAATATTAGTAATAATCCTTCTATTTTCTTACAGGTTtgcgattctcagatatgtatgaCATAAAGATGTCTAGAGTATTTTGAATATAATCAAAGGCCCCACTCAAGGAAGCACAATATCTTTAAAAAAAATTGTGCCTCCTGAATAAATGTGTCAATATGAACTTTTTTGTCCACGGGGTATCCATAACAAATAGGAATGTTGAGGAACTCATGTGCAACTAAGATGTGAGACCCCATGCGGCCATGTCACAAGGCAGTTTGGCCATTCACTCGAATACATTCTCAAAAGTCAACCTAGCGAGAAATTGGGCTCTAAGTGTGAAAATTTAACTTTTAGGGGTTATTGCATACAGACAGGTGGTAAGGCAGATTTCTATAATACAAAGAGTATGTGCAGATTACATCAAACATTCAAACTACTACAGGATATAACAGAATATACAAATTATGACAGTTAAACAACAACTTTCTTACTTATAGATCGGGTATGTACCAGTGTAGTGTGACAAAACCTCATTATTGGAGAtttaaaaggaaagtgaccaagccGTTTGTTAAACATGCTAGTCCAAAAcacatgtgatggaataaaacgcTCAAAGGTAAGGACTTGATAACATACTTTGCAAGTTCGAAACTTTCATTTTATAAATGGTAATCCCGAGTGCACGTTCTGTGCATATTCTTCGTATTGTGCGCCAAAGAACTGCCTCAAGAAAAATTCTTCATACCTACTCTTGAGTGAAGGAATCACAAGAAAAAACGTATAAAATATTTATATCCACAAGGGTATCAAAGGGTACATCCTGAAAAATAAGGAGCTTAAATGGATCATTTAATGAAAACGCTCCAGTAGTAGGATGTAAGGAATTTGTTTTAGAAGGATACGGTATCCGCTTTGCAAAGAATCGCCACAACACCAATGCAAATGCAACTGTAGATATTGGATTGCACAGCATAAGCTGTGTTCCTACGGCCCACATAAGAAAGCCTAAATAGCCAGGATGCCGCATAAATCTGTCGAATCAAGCACAAAGTTTAGCCAGGATGCCACATAAGTGGTCTTGCATAATTACATCATGTTTCTATATTGCAATTTTTTGCCTAACTTCGAACTCAAGCAAAGAAAGGCAACAACAGTACTCAAGAACTATGTTAAGTTGTAATGCAGCATAAGTACATGAACAATTACCTATAAACACCATGAGTTATCAACTGATGCTGGTCTTCATAATGAATCCTTATGACATGTGTAAATGCGCGTCCAGCTGTGATGACAGCGATTTTACGAATAATTTCACCAACAAGCACCATTAGAAGGCCAATATTACTGACAAACTGATAACCCTTTAGTTCTGGGAAAAGAAAGCCTTCTGTCAGGTGTTCTAGCATTGCAAAACTCATTGCCAAAACATACTGCTTGCTGATAAGAAGCGCTGCATCAAAAGGACCTTAATTATTTCACAATACAGCAACACAGTAACTTGTAAATATTAGAACTAGGTAGTTAAGaaagaatacaaggaaataaaGTAGCAGTCGCCAATATATGCCTGTTATTGTTCTTATAAATTCTGTTTAGCCTCTTATTTGTCCATTTGATAAGCTGCGGTAAATCGAAGCAAAATTTCCTTTTGTTATATGTTATATGGTGCATCGTACATTCCGtttccagaaaaaaaaaacagttaaACTTTTCAAACGCTGCTACTGAATAGTCATCCCAATAAGAAAAGCAGTACAGAGTTTCAGAAAAAACAACAATCAGAAACCGTGTCCCTGTTTTTTTTCTTAGTGGTGAGCTACTAATAGATTCAAGGTCAACTGAGCTAACAGGATGCAAGTTGCATAAACAAAGTTCAAATAACTATTTCATTCCCTAGTTCAAATAATAATACAATTAAAGACATTTATAATGGCTTATGAAGCAATTAATAAAGGAAAATGCCCGTATCCATTCGGGGGATAGCATGCGACGCGGCCCTCCCGCGGGACGCATCGATGGCTGGGGCCCAGCACCAGCAACCTTATCGCCCTTGTTTGGCTGTTCTCCACTCGTTCTCCTTTCGTCATCCCTgcctccctctctcctccatgGCTCCTCTCTCCTCCCTTCCAACACCGCTCCGTTCTGGTAGCATCACCGCCCCCTTCTCCCCGTCGCAGGCAAGCACGCTGTTCCCGTCCGCCGGCGCAGCTTCTGTGCACCGGAGCGGTTCCCGGCCACTGGCATGGTTCCCGTCCACCGACAAGGTTCCTGGCTGCTGGCGCTGCTCCCATATGCGACGTGGGCGGCGATGCTACCGTCGTTCGGCGGCGGTGCTGCTAGCCAGAGTCGACATGCTGCAGGCGGTGCTGCCGGAGAGGTCTCGCCGGACTTTTATTGTCCGACAGGGCACTTCAAGCGGATGATGGCCAGGATGTTTTTGttaagctcttttttttttttgctgcgaaCGGGGGGTttctgcttcaatgaagcaattgCGGGATTGGGGTGTGAGACTGAAGGGAATCGGACACG includes these proteins:
- the LOC124675602 gene encoding probable protein-S-isoprenylcysteine O-methyltransferase, which codes for MRHLLLPAPRQTSTPTAQALTHSASSALQIPALPMAARAQAWQFAAALVFFHGSEYVLAAAFHGHRNVTATSLLISKQYVLAMSFAMLEHLTEGFLFPELKGYQFVSNIGLLMVLVGEIIRKIAVITAGRAFTHVIRIHYEDQHQLITHGVYRFMRHPGYLGFLMWAVGTQLMLCNPISTVAFALVLWRFFAKRIPYEEFFLRQFFGAQYEEYAQNVHSGLPFIK